One stretch of Miscanthus floridulus cultivar M001 chromosome 18, ASM1932011v1, whole genome shotgun sequence DNA includes these proteins:
- the LOC136520293 gene encoding enolase 1, translating into MAVTITWVKARQIFDSRGNPTVEVDIGLSDGSFARGAVPSGASTGIYEALELRDGGSDYLGKGVLKAVSNVNSIIGPAIVGKDPTEQVEIDNFMVQQLDGTSNEWGWCKQKLGANAILAVSLAVCKAGAMVKKIPLYQHIANLAGNKTLVLPVPAFNVINGGSHAGNKLAMQEFMILPTGASSFKEAMKMGVEVYHNLKSIIKKKYGQDATNVGDEGGFAPNIQENKEGLELLKAAIEKAGYTGKVVIGMDVAASEFFSEKDKTYDLNFKEENNDGSNKISGDSLKDLYKSFVSEYPIVSIEDPFDQDDWTTYAKLTDEIGQQVQIVGDDLLVTNPTRVAKAINEKTCNALLLKVNQIGSVTESIEAVRMSKRAGWGVMASHRSGETEDTFIADLSVGLATGQIKTGAPCRSERLAKYNQLLRIEEELGDAAVYAGAKFRAPVEPY; encoded by the exons ATGGCGGTCACGATCACGTGGGTGAAGGCGAGGCAGATCTTCGACAGCCGCGGCAACCCCACCGTCGAG GTGGACATCGGCCTCAGCGACGGCAGCTTCGCGAGGGGGGCCGTTCCGAGCGGCGCATCCACTG GAATATATGAGGCCTTGGAGTTGAGGGATGGAGGATCTGATTATCTTGGCAAGGGTGTTCTTAAG GCTGTGAGCAATGTAAATAGCATTATTGGACCAGCAATTGTTGGAAAG GACCCCACTGAGCAGGTTGAGATTGACAACTTCATGGTCCAACAGCTTGATGGAACCTCCAATGAATGGGGCTGGTGCAAACAGAAG CTTGGAGCAAATGCCATTCTTGCGGTTTCACTTGCTGTGTGCAAAGCTGGAGCTATGGTGAAGAAGATTCCTCTTTACCAG CACATCGCAAATCTTGCTGGAAACAAAACTCTGGTGCTCCCTGTACCTGCCTTTAATGTGATTAATGGAGGATCACATGCTGGAAACAAGCTTGCCATGCAG GAGTTCATGATCCTCCCAACTGGTGCCTCCTCGTTCAAGGAGGCCATGAAGATGGGAGTTGAGGTGTACCACAACCTGAAG AGCATAATCAAGAAGAAGTATGGTCAAGATGCCACAAATGTTGGGGATGAAGGTGGTTTTGCACCTAACATTCAG GAAAACAAAGAAGGCCTTGAACTACTGAAGGCAGCTATAGAAAAGGCTGGCTACACCGGAAAG GTGGTCATTGGAATGGATGTTGCTGCTTCTGAATTCTTTAGTGAGAAGGACAAGACTTATGATCTTAATTTCAAGGAGGAG AACAACGATGGTTCAAACAAAATTTCAGGTGACAGCCTGAAAGATCTGTACAAGTCCTTTGTATCTGAGTACCCTATTGTGTCTATCGAAGATCCATTCGACCAGGATGACTGGACCACTTATGCCAAACTCACTGATGAGATTGGACAGCAAGTGCAGATTGTAGGAGATGATCTTCTCGTTActaaccccact AGGGTTGCCAAGGCCATCAATGAGAAGACATGCAATGCTCTTCTCTTGAAG GTGAACCAAATCGGCTCTGTGACCGAGAGTATCGAAGCTGTTAGAATGTCCAAGCGTGCCGGATGGGGAGTGATGGCAAGCCACAGGAG TGGCGAGACAGAGGACACCTTCATTGCTGACCTCTCAGTTGGCCTGGCTACG GGCCAAATCAAGACAGGAGCTCCCTGCCGGTCTGAGCGCCTGGCCAAATACAACCAG CTGCTCAGGATCGAGGAAGAGCTCGGTGATGCCGCAGTCTACGCCGGAGCAAAGTTCAGGGCACCAGTGGAGCCCTACTAA